A stretch of the Acyrthosiphon pisum isolate AL4f chromosome A2, pea_aphid_22Mar2018_4r6ur, whole genome shotgun sequence genome encodes the following:
- the LOC100168973 gene encoding eukaryotic translation initiation factor 3 subunit H, producing the protein MASRRFDPKGKESYSAVKYVQVEGLALMKIAKHCHEECASDVIIAQGALLGLVVEDRLEITNCFAFPKSVDESINDEKYQLDMMKSLRQVNVDHYHVGWYQSSDVGNFLSLPLLESQFHYQTSIEESVVLIFDAPKTNRGFLSLSAYRLTPQALTMFKENDFLPDTLKSLKVGYDNLLVKVPVVIKNSTLTNILLSELSFKIKVEEGSEHLDIGTATVLEGQLRHLMDRVDDLNQEAIKFNRYQQAVVRQATDKHRYLQKRAIENQARAAKEEPPLPEEDITKIFRALPVPPRLPPMLMATQVDSYAEEIAKFSTQSLAKLYMTKAMNTNN; encoded by the exons ATGGCGTCCAGACGATTCGATCCGAAGGGCAAAGAATCATATTCAGCCGTCAAATACGTGCAAGTCGAAGGACTG GCATTGATGAAAATTGCGAAACACTGCCATGAAGAGTGTGCCAGTGACGTGATCATCGCTCAAGGAGCACTTTTGGGTCTGGTTGTCGAAGACCGTCTCGAGATCACCAATTGTTTCGCCTTCCCGAAAAGCGTCGATGAATCTATCAATGATG aaaaatatcaaTTGGATATGATGAAAAGTCTTCGTCAAGTTAATGTTGATCATTATCACGTTGGATGGTATCAAAGTTCTGACGTTGGAAATTTTTTGAGTTTGCCATTGTTGGAATCACAATTTCATTACCAGACTAGCATAGAAGAGTCAGTCGTTTTAATTTTCG ACGCTCCCAAAACAAATCGTGGGTTTTTGTCTTTAAGTGCTTACCGTCTTACACCTCAGGCCTTAACTATGTTTAAAGAAAATGATTTTCTGCCAGATACATTGAAATCATTAAAAGTtggttatgataatttattagtgAAAGTTCcagttgtaataaaaaattcaacattGACTAACATACTTCTCTCAGaactaagttttaaaattaaggtTGAAGAAGGCTCTGAACATTTGGATATTGGCAcagc tACTGTTTTGGAAGGGCAATTACGTCATTTAATGGACCGAGTAGATGATCTAAATCAAGAAGCCATCAAATTCAATCGTTACCAACAAGCAGTTGTTCGTCAAGCTACGGATAAACACCGTTACTTGCAGAAAcga gctATAGAAAATCAAGCTCGAGCAGCGAAAGAAGAGCCACCATTACCTGAAGAAGACATAACTAAGATATTTAGAGCATTACCAGTACCTCCTAGATTACCACCCATGTTAATGGCTACTCAAGTTGATTCATATGCTGAAGAAATAGCTAAATTTTCTACTCAGTCTTTGGCTAAATTGTATATGACCAAAGCTATGAACACAAACAactga